From one Halostagnicola larsenii XH-48 genomic stretch:
- a CDS encoding acetyl-CoA carboxylase, whose protein sequence is MTDTTTINSPMPGVFYRRPDPDEELFVEVGDRVEQGETIGLVEVMKNFHDIEAPKAGTITEFHVENEGEIEADQAIATLE, encoded by the coding sequence ATGACTGACACCACCACCATCAACTCGCCGATGCCGGGCGTCTTCTACCGACGACCGGATCCGGACGAAGAACTGTTCGTCGAAGTGGGCGACCGGGTCGAGCAAGGAGAGACGATCGGCCTCGTCGAAGTAATGAAGAACTTTCACGACATCGAGGCGCCGAAGGCGGGAACCATCACCGAGTTCCACGTCGAAAACGAAGGCGAGATCGAAGCCGATCAGGCGATCGCAACGCTCGAGTGA
- a CDS encoding 5-oxoprolinase subunit C family protein, translating into MIEIREGGISSTVQDLGRSGNYHIGMPPSGAMDPYAHSVANFLVGNDAGAATIEMTYQGITATFREDAVIAITGADMSPSVDGEPIGMWETVAVSAGDELEVSFATDGARAYLAVAGGIDVPEVMGSRSTYTLVGIGGHEGRGLEAGDRLAIGADDADSNERDGSGDPEELVGTELPAEYVPDYAEEDTVRIVLGLTDYRLTDEAKETLCDAEWTISPEADRTGYRLEGPDLEFKEREQPFGAGTNPSNVVDLGYPVGSIQVPQKPIVLMQDAVTGGGYATVGTVISVDRGLLAQRQTHKTVAFEPVDVEAALSARAERNDRLEEIESEISGDH; encoded by the coding sequence ATGATCGAGATCCGCGAGGGCGGCATCTCGAGTACGGTACAGGACCTCGGTCGGTCCGGCAACTATCACATCGGAATGCCGCCGTCGGGCGCGATGGATCCGTACGCACACAGCGTCGCGAACTTCCTCGTCGGAAACGACGCCGGGGCGGCGACGATCGAGATGACCTACCAGGGGATCACGGCGACGTTTCGGGAGGACGCCGTTATCGCGATCACGGGTGCGGACATGTCCCCAAGCGTCGACGGCGAGCCGATCGGCATGTGGGAGACGGTCGCCGTGTCGGCGGGCGACGAACTCGAGGTGTCGTTCGCGACCGACGGCGCTCGGGCCTACCTCGCCGTCGCCGGCGGGATCGACGTTCCGGAGGTGATGGGCAGCCGATCGACCTACACCCTCGTCGGAATCGGCGGCCACGAGGGTCGCGGACTCGAGGCGGGCGATCGGCTCGCGATCGGTGCCGACGACGCGGACTCGAATGAGCGCGACGGCAGCGGCGACCCGGAGGAACTGGTCGGGACCGAACTGCCCGCGGAGTACGTTCCGGACTACGCCGAGGAAGATACCGTCCGAATCGTCCTCGGGCTGACGGACTACCGGCTCACCGACGAGGCCAAGGAAACACTGTGTGACGCCGAGTGGACGATATCTCCCGAGGCCGATCGAACCGGGTACCGACTCGAGGGGCCGGACCTCGAGTTCAAAGAGCGCGAACAACCGTTCGGTGCCGGGACGAACCCTTCGAACGTCGTCGACCTGGGGTATCCGGTCGGATCGATTCAGGTGCCCCAGAAACCCATCGTCCTCATGCAGGACGCGGTGACGGGCGGGGGTTACGCGACGGTCGGTACCGTTATCAGCGTCGACCGGGGTCTGCTCGCACAGCGCCAAACCCACAAGACGGTCGCGTTCGAGCCGGTCGACGTGGAGGCGGCTCTTTCGGCCCGAGCCGAGCGCAACGACCGACTCGAGGAAATCGAGTCCGAGATCTCGGGTGATCATTGA
- a CDS encoding LamB/YcsF family protein translates to MVWIDINCDMGESFGNWRMGNDEGVMPYITSANIAGGYHAGDPHVMRETVELAAEHGVEIGVHPGLPDKMGFGRRTMDASPEELRDYVVYQLGALMGFARRHGATVQHVKPHGAMYSMLSDSDEHARAVMEGMLEVDPDLIYLATDMNIYEVAQDVEGLQAVFEGYIDLDYRADRSLIVEKEVDERDPELVADRFVSIATEGVVEAENGEQIDVPADSICIHGDNPNAVEILEAIHDRLDEHDIQLASLPEVV, encoded by the coding sequence ATGGTATGGATTGACATCAACTGCGATATGGGCGAGAGCTTCGGGAACTGGCGGATGGGCAACGACGAGGGGGTCATGCCCTACATCACGTCGGCGAACATCGCCGGCGGCTACCACGCGGGCGATCCCCACGTCATGCGCGAAACCGTCGAACTCGCCGCCGAACACGGCGTCGAGATCGGCGTCCACCCCGGGCTGCCGGATAAGATGGGGTTCGGACGGCGAACGATGGATGCGAGTCCCGAGGAACTCCGCGATTACGTCGTCTATCAACTCGGGGCGCTGATGGGATTCGCCCGTCGTCACGGCGCGACCGTCCAGCACGTCAAACCCCACGGCGCGATGTACTCGATGCTTTCGGACAGCGACGAGCACGCCCGCGCCGTGATGGAAGGCATGCTCGAGGTCGACCCGGATCTCATCTATCTCGCGACCGATATGAACATCTACGAGGTCGCACAGGATGTCGAGGGCCTGCAGGCCGTCTTCGAGGGGTACATCGACCTCGACTACCGGGCCGATCGGTCGCTGATCGTCGAAAAGGAGGTCGACGAGCGAGATCCGGAACTCGTCGCCGACAGGTTCGTCTCGATCGCGACGGAGGGAGTCGTCGAAGCCGAAAACGGCGAACAGATCGACGTTCCCGCTGACAGCATCTGCATTCACGGCGACAACCCCAACGCCGTCGAAATCCTCGAGGCGATTCACGACCGACTCGACGAACACGATATCCAACTCGCCTCGCTGCCCGAGGTCGTCTGA